In Spirochaeta isovalerica, the genomic window CCGAAGGGGATAAGGTTCAGGCCCAGATCAAGTTCGGCTACTCTGTCAGCGGATACGGAATCGGAGACCTGACATCTCTTCTCGATAATTTCAGCGATGCTGAAGTTATGAAACTGGTTCAGGAATATGAAGATTCCTATGTCATGGGTAAAGATCTGCTGGAAGGCGGTGCCTATCGCCAGTCTATCGTAGATGCGGCCCGTATCGAGCTGGCTATGCGGTCTTTTCTCGAAGAAGGGGGCTTCTCCGCTTTTACAACAACTTTCGAAAACCTTTACGGGCTGAAACAGCTCCCCGGTCTGGCCTGTCAGAGACTGATGGCCGACGGATACGGATTCGGCGCGGAAGGGGACTGGAAAACAGCGGCGCTCCTTCATACTATGAAGGTCATGGGCAAAGGGCTCGCCGGCGGCACCTCGTTTATGGAGGATTATACATACAACTTCGAGCCGGGCAACACGAAAGTTCTCGGATCCCATATGCTTGAAGTCTGTCCTTCCATCGCGGCGGCCAAGCCTTCTCTTGAAGTCCATCCCCTGGGAATCGGCGGCAAGGATGATCCGGCGAGACTTGTTTTCAACGGAACCGAAGGACCGGCCATCAATGTAACGATTGTACAGATGGGCAACCGTTTCAGAATGATCATCAATGAAGTGGACGCTCTGAAAACTGACGAGCAATTCCCTCATCTCCCCGATGCCCGTGTTCTCTGGAACCCGATGCCTGATCTGGAAACAGCTGCCACGGCATGGATTCTCGCAGGAGGGGCTCACCACACGGTTTACAGTCAGGCCGTAACGACGGAAATGATGGAAACCTATGCGGAAATGGCAGGCATTGAGTGTGTGGTAATCGATAAAGATACGAAACTGAGAGATTTCAAAAACACTCTCCGCTGGAACGGACTGGTTTATGCCTGATAAATCGCCTTACTCCGAACTGAAAGAACGGGTTCTCGAAGCCAACCTCAAGCTGGTGAAAGAAGGTCTGGTTGTCCTGACCTGGGGCAATGCCAGCGAGGTCGACCGGGAGAGAGGGGTGTATGCCATCAAGCCGAGCGGTGTGTCCTACGAGACCATGAAATCCGATGATATTGTCATCGTCTCCCTGGAAACGGGAGAGGTCGTTGAAGGATCTTTGCGGCCCTCATCGGACTCGCCCACCCATCATGTGCTGTACAAGGCGTTTCCCTCTCTGGGAGGGATTGTCCACACCCACTCGGAGAAGGCCGTTTCATGGGCCCAGGCCAACAGGGAGATCCCCTGTATGGGTACGACTCATGCCGATACTTTCTATGGTTCGGTTCCCCTGACCAGAAGGCTGACCGAGAAAGAGATCAATGATGCCTACGAGGTTAACAGCGGTAAGGTCATTGTCGAGCATTTTACGGAGAAGAAGCTCAATCCCGAGCATGTTCCGGGAGTTCTGCTGCCTTTCCACGGGCCCTTTACCTGGGGCAAAAATGGCATGGATGCTGTCAAAAATTCGATAATTCTGGAAGAAGTCGCCAAAATGGCCATGAACACTCTCCTTATCGCCGGAAAGAGCATGGAGGCACCGGATTATCTGAAAGATAAGCACTTTCTGAGAAAACACGGGCCCGGAGCCTATTACGGACAGAAGTAAAAATTATCCCGCCTTGACCGGCGGGTTTTTTATTCGACGACCCCGCCGTGGAAGCGGCACTCGTACACTTTGGCTGTTTGAAAGAAGATTTCCTCTTCCCCTTCGAACCAGTCGAAATCACCATTCACCTTGCAGTGATAGGAGAAGGAATCTTTTCTGTGGAGCGGTGGGCCGCGGAAGGGGAGTTCCGGCGGAACAGCTAGAAGGCTCTCTTTGAGAAAGTCACCGGAGAAGTTTTCCCCCAGAACCCGCCCCGCATAGTTCATGGACCAGAAGGGGGCATCGCGGACAAAAAGGACTTCGCCTCCGGCAAAACGGTTGCCGCCGAAATAGGAGTCGAGATAACTGAGTTGCCCCTGTCTGTAATACAGATCATGTGATCCGGGACGTGATGATTCCACTTCGTTTCCATGGGCGGCATAGGTGTTGCGTTTGGCTTCACAGAGGAAGCTGATCAGTTCGGACCGTTCGTTTTTTTCCCCTGTCCCGCTTTTAACATACTCGTTCGGACCTTTCAGCAGATAATCTACCGAAACCCCGAAAATCAGGCTCAGATCAATCAGCCTGTCTATTTCAGGAAGAGAGCTGCCGTTTTCCCATTTTGTTATGGATTGCCTTGAAATTTCCAGTCTTTCACCGAGTTCTTCCTGTGTCAGACCGGCTTCCTTTCTCAAATGCTGTATTCTCTGTGCAAGTTCCATTATCAACCTCCGTCTCAATTATACCGGTTCTGCTATTTCGCACAATAAACAGCCGGTTTCAATTGAGATACCGGAGGTTGCGGAACTTTCCTGCAGGATTCATCCTCTGCTCAAGCTATCGACCAATTTCCCTGTCAGTATTTTTACTGGACCCAGTTTGACCGGGTAATAGAACGGCGAGTCAAACCAGCCTTTAGCTCTGTAGTAGCGGTAATCGCCGAACGTCTCATCCTGCATAGTCTTTATCTTTGTCCGCGATAGGCGGAACATCGCCAGCTCAAAGAGATTCGGCGTCTTTAAACTGTTCTGCTTCAACCTTTTGTAAAATCTGGATGCATGCCTGGTCAGTACCCTGGAATTGCGGGCTTTTCCTTTGTCCGTCATAGGCTCCAGAGTCGTTATGCATGAACCCCTAACAACATTGAATCCCATAGGAGATCCGATGAAATCGAGGTATTTTACGATTTTACCTCCGCCGAATATTCCCTGCGGAACAATGCTGGTAAATGCCTTACCGAAAAACTCCGGTCTGTGACAGATAAAGGCCAATCTGTCCAGAAAGACTTTCATCATTCCCGAAACCTGAAAGGTATAATTGGGGCTGATAAAAATCACTCCGTCGGATTCTCTCATTTTATTGATGAGTATGTCCCTGTCATCTTTCAGCGGACAGAGTTCTTCTCCCTTATCTGTGCAGAGCTTGCATCCTCTGCAGATTTTCAGATTATAGTCGTTCAGATTCAAAATCTCATAATCGATTTTTTCCCTGTCGTTTATATATTTCAGAAATTCTTCCGCCGCTCCAAAGGAATGAGCTTTCCTCGCGCTTCCCACGAAGGCTGTAATTTTCATATAGATATCCTTTACGCGAGATATTCCAGCAGATCCTTCAAGCCGCTGCGGTCCATGTTATCTTTATCCCTGACCATTTCCTCTTTTTCGGCAGGATCCTTCACCATCTTCTGTCCCAGCCGCATCAGGAACTTGTGCATACCGGAAAGTTCGGAGAATATCATGCGGCCGTTCTGGGGGAAGTACTTCAGTTCCTTTCTCAGTTCCGGTGAAAACCCGGCCTCGAATCCCTTCTGAAGCACCGGGTCTTTGGCATCGGCTCCGGAAGTCGTGAAGAGTGCCAGCTTTTTGCCCGAGAGAAGATCCTTCCTTTTTTCAATCCATTTGGCCAGCAAAGGTTTTCCCGCGATATTGGGGCAGCCGAAAACAACAGCATCGCTGTCTGTGATATCTGATTTTTTAACGTCTTTCACGTTTATCGCTTTGAAACCGGTAGTTTCCCCGATCCAACGGGCGTACTGTTCAGTCGAACCGTAATTTGATTTGTAGATAATAATTCCTTTCATTTTCACATTCCTTATTTTTTCAGTCTCTCAATGAAAAGAGACACCTGTTCAAGCGTCCTTTTATTTATTTCATCCTGACTGACGCCTTCCATCATCATCAGGTTGTGTTCAATGCCCATTCCTTCAAGAAAGTAGACGTACTGCTCCGCCGTTTTCTCAATGTCGCAGTCTTTGATCATCTTTTTATCCCGCATGACCGACAAAATGGTTGCGGTCAGATTTTTCTGTACGGGTCTTAATATATGGAGATAAAAGGACCGGCATTTGTCGATGAGATACATTTCGTTAATCAGGATTCTCGAAATTTCTCTGTTGAGGGGAGGAAGTCTGGTCAGAAAAAGAGACGCTCCGGCCAGCCAGAACTGAACGGGGTCGCTGATGCTGTGCAAGGGTCCTTTCAGCTCGTCCAGTGCATCGCCCGCCCCGCTGAAACCGCTCATCTGATAGTCAAGAATGGCATCGAGAATGGCCTCCTTTCCTTTGAAATGATTGTAGACCGAGCTCTCTTTGATACCGGCCGCGGCGGCCAGTTCACGCATCGATGTGCCATGGTATCCTTTCGCGGCGAATAGATTGACCGCTTCTCTGAAAATTCTCTCTTTAGTCGTTTCCTTTTTCTCTTTCATAAAAACCTCTAGCTAACGTTCGTTAGATAATTTAGCTAACGAGTGTTCGTTCTGTCAAGAGGTCCCAAAAAGATTAATCAAATATTATTGAGCCCGCTGTCTTTTCCCTTATCGGAAGAACCGATTCTTTCAGCTGTTACGATTACCAGAGGAACGATCAATATGGCTGCTGAAACGACGCCGGGCGCCCAGAGACCGATTCTGGAAAGGAGATACCCTCCCATTATGGGTGCCACGACTCTTGTAAAACTCTCCAGGGAAGTGGAAACACCCAGAACCATACCCTGATTGTCTCCCTTAACCGATTTGGAAAGAAGGCTTTTTTGGAGAACGCTCTGCAGGGCGGCGGCAAAGGAGAGGGGGATTATGATCAACATCAGTTCAATCGTTGTGCTGACGAAAGCCCAGCCTGCAAGAGAAAGTATGAGCAGCAGGTTCGAGATGTTCAGCAGAGTTATTTCTTTAAATCGGGAAGTCAGTTTGCCGATCAGCCCCCCCTGCATAGCCGCGATCAGGACTCCCATATAGGCGAGAATAAGCCCTCTGGCTTTGGGGGACAACCCTATCGCCAGCATCCCGTGGCTGCTGAACATGGTTTCGAACATATTGAAGGCCATGGTGTAGAAGAGAATGATGGTGAGAAATTTCCGGCTTGCGTCATGGGAGAACACCTGGCGGAAAGCCTTGATGTCGATGATTTTGAATTTACGCGATCTGTTTCTCTTCTCCGCGGGATGGGACTCAGGCAGTACGACGGATATGATAATCAGGTTGACGGCGGCGATTCCAGCGGCGACAAAGGCCGGTGCATGGATGCTGATGCTCATGAGCAGTCCGCCGAAAAGGGGCCCGAGAATAAACCCGAGGCCGAAGGCCATGCCTATGAGTCCGAATCCTTTTGACCTGTCCTCTTCATCGGTTGAATCGGCGATATAGGATTGGGCCACGGTAATATTTCCACCGGTAATCCCGTCGAGAAACCGGCTGGCTATAACGAGAACCATCGATTGAGCGGCTCCCAGAAGCAGGAGAGACAGGAACGTGCCGCCGATGCTCAGCAGGAGCAGGGGCTTTCTGCCATAGCGGTCCGACAAAGCGCCGACCAGAGGGGCGGCGACGAACTGTCCTAGGGCATAGACGCCGAGAACGATTCCCAGCATATCCTGGGAGGATCCAAAGAATTTAATAATATCGGGCATGATGGGAATAATGAAACCGAAGCCGATCATATCCATAAATACAACTGAGAACAGTATTGAAATCTGTCTTTTTTTCATAGGGTTAAAACTCCTTCCATGATTTTGTGAAAGAGAGAGTAGGTCAGCTTCCCGGCCTTCTGAAGTTCCAATAGAACGGAAAGATATGTGGCTGAAATCAACTTCAGGCTCATTTCCATCCCCAATGGAAAATGTTCAGCATCGGCCAGGATCATGGCCTTGTTGAATTCTTCCATAAAAGCTTTGTGGGAAGCAGTCACTTCCTCATTGCCGTACAGGGTCTGGCAGGATACGAGTTCCAGAGTCTTCTGATGATTTATATAGAGTTTGAACAGAGAATCGGTTACAGAGGAAAAATCTCCTTTGCCGCTACTGTTTTTTTCTTTCAGATCTTCGGTTATTTCCTTCAGGGCGGGGAGAACCATCTCCTTGAGCAGTTCCTCTTTTGATGAAAAGTGGTTGTAGAGGGTCGCTCTGGTCACTTCCGCGGCCCTGGCAATCTCATCGATGGCAATGGTATCGATATTATTCCGTGTGAGGATTTCTTCCGCTATCTTCAGGATTTTTTCTTTGTTTCTCTGTTTATCCGCTCTCATGAATCTCTCTTAAATTATACATTGTTGTCTAAAGTTAGACATCTGTGTATAAAATAGAGAGATATGCTGAATTCGTCAAGTTCGAGATGTTATTTTCTGATGTATTTTGTCCGCTGAAATCTAAACAGCCTTCTCTGAAGGCTTTGATCCGGATAGTTTCAAAGAGCTCGGTATAAATCAAAACACTTCTCCAACTCGCTTTTCTTCATCGGAAAAGTTAATCTCTGATCACCCCGATTCATCAGTAGCCAGCCGGAGGATCTTCTCTTTTGACGCTTCCTCCCGGCTCATTTCCCCTTTGATCTTTCCTCCCGCCAGAACGAGTATGCGGTCGCACATTCCCAGAATTTCCTCAATCTCCGAACTGATCAGCAGTATGGCACCGCCTTTCTCCACAATATCGTTCATGGTGTTGTAGATATCCACTTTGGAAGCCGCGTCTATACCCCTCGTAGGCTCGTCCATAATGTAGATCGGGCTTCTCTGCATAAGCCATAGGCCGACGGAAGATTAAAGTCCTCTCCTGTCTCAATTGACACAGGAGAGGAATATGATGGTGAGGAAGGGGAAAATCAGGAAGAGATTTTTATTCAGCCAGCTTCCTGCCAGCGTAGATTCCCGACTTTAATTCTTTACGATATCTGTCAAAGGTCTCCCTCAGTACAGCGTAATCTTCATCGTTGAAAAGCTCTCCCGACTGGGCAATTCCCGTCGCGTAATAGGTATCGGGGTTTCCCAGAAGTGGCTGGAGCTGTATGTATTCCAGCCACATTTTTTTGTTGATCATAAGATCGTTGTCCGTATCAATCAGCCATTGGGGATTGCAGCTGCGTGCGATGGTGGCTCTGTTCTGCATGATTCCCAGGACATCGGGAGAGGTTCCATCCATGTCGTTGAGCCGGAGCATATCGACATCTTCGGAAAAGTACGGGTTGGCTGTATGGGTGATGAGAAGACTGTCGGCTTTCGCCTTTTTCATCGGTTCGCGAATAGCCTTCAAATAGGCTTTGATCAATTCGGTTCCCCAAATATCGCCATGGAGCTTCACAAGCTCGTCCCTTTCATCTATAGACGGGTAGTTTTTGTCTTTTTCCTCGGAAATTATGGCCCAGCGGTTGTTCAGATAGTTTCTGAAAACACCTCTTTCCGCCGGTATATCCTGGGTGAAGTCAATTTTGAATCCGTCGGCGTTTAGACACCCTTCATCGGAGGATATCATCTTTTTTATCTCACCGGAGAAAAACTCCAGAAATTCCGGATTGGTCGGGTCCGTGGCGACGGGTCGTCCTTCGACTGTCATGCACATGGAATTGGGGAGGTTTTCATGAATTATCGGCGTAAGCCAGAGAAGCACTTTCCTACCTTTTTCATGCTGTTCCTCGATAAAACCTCTCATGTCGGGCCAGCGGTTTGGATGCGGTTCGGCAAAGGAGGGGAAAAGCGCCCAGAAACAGTCAATGATAACTATACCTGGATTTATGCCGTTCTTTTCGAGTTCAGCCAGGTGGCGTTCGTAAAACAGTCTCGTCGAATAGTCGCCGGCGTTGATCCAGTTTCCCATTTCATGGCCGTCGTGGTCATCCCTGTATTCCAGCCGTTGTTGACCCCATCCGCAGAAAATCGGCTCCCGCCACCACCCGGGAATTTCTTTCTTTTCTCTTTTTATAAGACCCCGGTCTGTCAGATCACCGGTGTAGAGAAAGAGACCGTCATTTTCGCTTTCCGAGCCTTCCATATAAAGAACCAGCTCGGGAGATTCGAACTCTCCGTCAACTTTGCAGTGCCCTTCATAAGCCAGAGAAAATACCATCCCTTCCTCGCCGTCATAGTCGAAACTTATAAAGTTGTACTCTCCGCCACCGGCTGCGATACCGGCTCCAAACCACAGTTGCCCGCTCTTAAGGCCGTAATAAAATGGCGGCGGACTCAGCCACTGGTGACAGCTCAGGGACTCCTTATCATCGGGATGAGTTAGCACGATTCCTTTAGACCAGTCGAATCGGGGAGCATAAATCTTATCTATATTCCTGCGTCCCTTTCCGGCAAAAAATGAAATTCTGTCTATCCGTTTGCCCATCCCTTTCACTTTGCCGCGGAGGGTAATTCTGTCTTCGCTGCATGTAAGAATCACTTCTTTGCGTATCCAGCTCGATGAATCCCATTCCAGAGAGAAACGTGTTTCCGATGAAGTTGCACGTTCGCTTATACGGCAGGTTCTGCTCACTTCAGCTTCTTCTTTCAGGCAGTTGAAAGCGATGATAGCCGGCAATTGAAAGAGTTCGGCTCCGTTCCTGTCGACAGTGATTGTTCCGCTGTCGTTTATTGCTAATTCATAATTTTTCGTCGTGTAAGTCATATCTCTCTATCCTTTGACAGCGCCAGCGGCTATTCCCTTTTCTATGTGTTTCTGGTTGAAGATGAAAAAAAGAAGAATCGGCAGGCTGGCCAGAATTATGGCTGCGAAAGCTGTATTCATGGAGTACCGGTATTGCCCGAACATATTGGCTATCCTAACGGTGAGCGTCTGCATATCTCTTTTCTGCAAAAACAGTTTCGGGAGCAGATAGTCATTCCAGATTATCAGCGACCTCAAAACAGCCAGTGTTACGGCGGCCGGTTTGAGCAGAGGCAGGACGATGTGGAAAAATATTTCCAGAATGGAACATCCGTCGATCCGCGCGGCACTTTCGATTTCCTGTGAGAGATTTCTCATAAAACCGGTCATCATAAAGACGGAAAAGGGCATCTGTCCCGCCACATAGAAAAAGATTATCCCCCAGAATGAATTTGTCATACTCAGTTTGACTGCGACCAGATAGGTCGGAACGAATACGGCCTGATAGGGAATGAGAAGACCGCCCACAAAAATCATAAATATGAAAGTGAAGCGTCTGCTGTTTCCCCTTGCAATACCGAAACCGGCCATCGCGCTGAGGAGGACGGACAGGCCTACGGAAAAGAAGGTTATGACAAAGGAATTTATAAAACTTCTTATGTAGGCCAGCTTTTCCACGGCATCCTTGAAATTGGCGAAATTCAGTTTATCCGGCATTTGAAGTGCCGTTTTGGTCAATACTTCCTGGTCTGTTTTAAAGGAATAGAGAAATGTCATGATAAGCGGGATGAAGTAAAATACGCTTACTACAATAAGAATGGCATAAATGCCTGTTTTCCAATTTTTGACGTTTTTCATTAAACCTGTACCTCCCTCTTTTTGAGAAGAGTTATCTGGACGGAGGCTATGGCAAGAAGAAACAGGACATAGACCATCGAATTAGCAGAAGCAAAAGCAGCTCTTTCCGAGGCGAAAGCCTGGTTGAAGACATACATTATAAAAGATTCCGACGCATGACCCGGTCCGCCGCCTGTCAGGGTGATGAGCAGATCGTAGACCTGGAAACCTCCTACTGTAATTGCCGTGATGCAGACTGTGACAGCCGGCATGATCATGGGGAGGGTAATCTTGATAAATTTCTGAAATACACCGGCGCCTTCTATCGCGGCGGCTTCGTACATTTCCCCGGGGACGGCCTGGAGGGCGGCTATATAGATGAGCATCCAGTATCCGATCCACTGCCAGTTGTTAACAATCAGGGCTCCCATAAGAACCGTGTCGGGATTGGCCAGTAATTTGATATTGCCGCCGAATCCGAAAGACTGAAGTATTTCCGGATAGATGGAGCCGAAAAGCTTGGACCAGAGGTATCCGATAAGTACCGGGCTGAGCAGACAGGGAATAAAGACAACCGTTTTGAAAAAATTCTTCGCTTTTATTCCGCTGTCGATAAAAAGAGCCAGAAGCAAAGCCAGAGCATTCTGGATTATTGTGTTAAAGATAACGAACTGTACGGTAAATCCCATGGAGTGAATGAATCTGGGATTTGTGAACATGCTTGAATAATTCTCGAACCCGATAAAATTCATTTTCGGTGAAAAACCGTTCCAGTCAGTCAGAGAAATATAAAAGCCTATGAGCAGAGGTACGAGGACGCCGACTGAATATATCAGAAAGGAAGGGAGTGAGAGTAAGAAATAATTTCTCCTCATTTTTCCTTCCAAAGTCAATGGGGTTCTTTGAATCATTATTTAAACTCCTGATAGAAAGAGGACTGAAGACTTTACCGCCTTCAGTCCTGATTTTATTGAAGGGCTGCTTCGGTTTAGCGGGGTACGTTCTCTTTATGAGCCGTTGCCGCAGCAAGAGCTTCATCAAGAGTTTTGCTTCCCAGAAGCCATTCCGCTATATACCGGGAATATTCTTCCTGATAGGCCCATTTGATCTGGTTGTTACCAATCGATACATCGACGATGGCGTTATCAGCTTTGTACCTATCGATATCGCTGTCGCAGGGATAGGGAGAAGAGGGCTGTACACCGTTTACAAGACTGTATGCGCTTGCCTCGTCAACAAAAGTCGCAGCGAGTTCTTTGTCTGTTATGATGGCTTTTAGAACCTCCATAACCTTTTCCGGGTTTTCCGTTGTGGCTGCTACGCCGTATGTGTGGTTCGGTTCGAAAATCAGCTTGGCTCCGGCTTTCTCTCCGGGGAAGGGGAAAATCCCGTAATCCAGTTCCGGGAATTCCTGAAGATTTCTGTTCGACCAGGTTCCTGTTGCGAACATGGCTGCTTCTCCCCGTCCGAAACGGGCTGTCGCTTCACCGAAATCAACGGAGAATGTGTCTTCCCAGGTATTGTCGTAAATATCTTTCACGTGTTTGAATACGTTTCTATAGCCTTCGCTGTCTTCAAAAGTAACTTTCCCGTCATAGAGATCGGCTCCCCAGCCCGGGTTTTCATTAAATACTTCGGACATGGCGAACTGCATGGTTATGTTTCCAATGTGCCAGTTATCGGCCATGTGTGAAACGAAAGGTGTTACGCCGTTGCTTTTGAGAACAGCTGCTACTTCCATTAACTCTTCGTATGTTTCGGGAATTTTAAGATCGTATTTGTCAAAGATGTCTCTGTTATAGAGAACTCCCTGGAAAAGAGCCGAATAAGGGAGTCCGTAGTCTTTTCCGTCGATCTGCAGGTTTTCTCTTGCAGCCGGAGATATGTACTCATCTATCCAGGATCCTGTCAGCTCCATCAGGTTGCCGGCTTTTCCGTATTTCGCGATATCCTGCCCTTTGAAGTCAAGCAGATCCGGCATCGAACCGCCGGCAATTCTCGCCTGAAGAAGAGAGTGCATCTGGTCCCAGACAACAGGTTCTATCTCAACAGCGACGCCATCGACTTTTGATGCCACAGTTGCCAGCAGCTGCTCTTCATATGAATCTGTTTCTGTTGAATACCAGCTGAAAAACTGAATTTCCGATGTTTTCGCGCCTTCCTGCTGCCCGTTGGAAAAGAGGGGCAATATCATTGTCAGGGAGAACAAGATAGCAAAAATCTTTTTCATTTATTTCCTCCAAGATTTATTGAATTTTATTATTAGGGTAATTGTGCAAAATGTAAAGCAAAAAGTTTGCACAGAAGTGCAAAATAGTTTCCAAGGTTGGTTGGTGCAACTCATTTTTGTTAAAGATCACGATATCCCCGGTAACCTGAACCGGAAGAACTTTAGGGATCGGGGTACTTTATCCCGAGTGTCTGTTGATTAGTTCCGTGTTGAATAGCACGTTGAAGGAACTGATAGAGTCTCCGTATTTTATTAAGTCATGAAGAGCTTTGGCAATAAAGGAATAGAACTGCTCCGAGTGTCTTTTTACTGTTGTCAGCGGGGGGTCGG contains:
- the araA gene encoding L-arabinose isomerase, translating into MREREYEVWFVTGSQHLYGPETLKQVDRDSQKITESLNKDSRIPFKVVFKPVVTDPDMITRVCRQANSEENCMGLVLWMHTFSPAKMWIKGLSELNKPFVHLHTQFNRDIPYDSIDMDFMNLNQSAHGGREFGFIATRLGIERTVITGHFEDDKVIDKLSRWMRVAAANEDAKNMKVARFGDNMREVAVTEGDKVQAQIKFGYSVSGYGIGDLTSLLDNFSDAEVMKLVQEYEDSYVMGKDLLEGGAYRQSIVDAARIELAMRSFLEEGGFSAFTTTFENLYGLKQLPGLACQRLMADGYGFGAEGDWKTAALLHTMKVMGKGLAGGTSFMEDYTYNFEPGNTKVLGSHMLEVCPSIAAAKPSLEVHPLGIGGKDDPARLVFNGTEGPAINVTIVQMGNRFRMIINEVDALKTDEQFPHLPDARVLWNPMPDLETAATAWILAGGAHHTVYSQAVTTEMMETYAEMAGIECVVIDKDTKLRDFKNTLRWNGLVYA
- a CDS encoding L-ribulose-5-phosphate 4-epimerase; translated protein: MPDKSPYSELKERVLEANLKLVKEGLVVLTWGNASEVDRERGVYAIKPSGVSYETMKSDDIVIVSLETGEVVEGSLRPSSDSPTHHVLYKAFPSLGGIVHTHSEKAVSWAQANREIPCMGTTHADTFYGSVPLTRRLTEKEINDAYEVNSGKVIVEHFTEKKLNPEHVPGVLLPFHGPFTWGKNGMDAVKNSIILEEVAKMAMNTLLIAGKSMEAPDYLKDKHFLRKHGPGAYYGQK
- a CDS encoding DUF5680 domain-containing protein; protein product: MELAQRIQHLRKEAGLTQEELGERLEISRQSITKWENGSSLPEIDRLIDLSLIFGVSVDYLLKGPNEYVKSGTGEKNERSELISFLCEAKRNTYAAHGNEVESSRPGSHDLYYRQGQLSYLDSYFGGNRFAGGEVLFVRDAPFWSMNYAGRVLGENFSGDFLKESLLAVPPELPFRGPPLHRKDSFSYHCKVNGDFDWFEGEEEIFFQTAKVYECRFHGGVVE
- a CDS encoding flavodoxin family protein; this translates as MKITAFVGSARKAHSFGAAEEFLKYINDREKIDYEILNLNDYNLKICRGCKLCTDKGEELCPLKDDRDILINKMRESDGVIFISPNYTFQVSGMMKVFLDRLAFICHRPEFFGKAFTSIVPQGIFGGGKIVKYLDFIGSPMGFNVVRGSCITTLEPMTDKGKARNSRVLTRHASRFYKRLKQNSLKTPNLFELAMFRLSRTKIKTMQDETFGDYRYYRAKGWFDSPFYYPVKLGPVKILTGKLVDSLSRG
- a CDS encoding flavodoxin domain-containing protein, which translates into the protein MKGIIIYKSNYGSTEQYARWIGETTGFKAINVKDVKKSDITDSDAVVFGCPNIAGKPLLAKWIEKRKDLLSGKKLALFTTSGADAKDPVLQKGFEAGFSPELRKELKYFPQNGRMIFSELSGMHKFLMRLGQKMVKDPAEKEEMVRDKDNMDRSGLKDLLEYLA
- a CDS encoding TetR/AcrR family transcriptional regulator translates to MKEKKETTKERIFREAVNLFAAKGYHGTSMRELAAAAGIKESSVYNHFKGKEAILDAILDYQMSGFSGAGDALDELKGPLHSISDPVQFWLAGASLFLTRLPPLNREISRILINEMYLIDKCRSFYLHILRPVQKNLTATILSVMRDKKMIKDCDIEKTAEQYVYFLEGMGIEHNLMMMEGVSQDEINKRTLEQVSLFIERLKK
- a CDS encoding MFS transporter encodes the protein MKKRQISILFSVVFMDMIGFGFIIPIMPDIIKFFGSSQDMLGIVLGVYALGQFVAAPLVGALSDRYGRKPLLLLSIGGTFLSLLLLGAAQSMVLVIASRFLDGITGGNITVAQSYIADSTDEEDRSKGFGLIGMAFGLGFILGPLFGGLLMSISIHAPAFVAAGIAAVNLIIISVVLPESHPAEKRNRSRKFKIIDIKAFRQVFSHDASRKFLTIILFYTMAFNMFETMFSSHGMLAIGLSPKARGLILAYMGVLIAAMQGGLIGKLTSRFKEITLLNISNLLLILSLAGWAFVSTTIELMLIIIPLSFAAALQSVLQKSLLSKSVKGDNQGMVLGVSTSLESFTRVVAPIMGGYLLSRIGLWAPGVVSAAILIVPLVIVTAERIGSSDKGKDSGLNNI
- a CDS encoding TetR/AcrR family transcriptional regulator: MRADKQRNKEKILKIAEEILTRNNIDTIAIDEIARAAEVTRATLYNHFSSKEELLKEMVLPALKEITEDLKEKNSSGKGDFSSVTDSLFKLYINHQKTLELVSCQTLYGNEEVTASHKAFMEEFNKAMILADAEHFPLGMEMSLKLISATYLSVLLELQKAGKLTYSLFHKIMEGVLTL
- a CDS encoding TIM-barrel domain-containing protein — translated: MTYTTKNYELAINDSGTITVDRNGAELFQLPAIIAFNCLKEEAEVSRTCRISERATSSETRFSLEWDSSSWIRKEVILTCSEDRITLRGKVKGMGKRIDRISFFAGKGRRNIDKIYAPRFDWSKGIVLTHPDDKESLSCHQWLSPPPFYYGLKSGQLWFGAGIAAGGGEYNFISFDYDGEEGMVFSLAYEGHCKVDGEFESPELVLYMEGSESENDGLFLYTGDLTDRGLIKREKKEIPGWWREPIFCGWGQQRLEYRDDHDGHEMGNWINAGDYSTRLFYERHLAELEKNGINPGIVIIDCFWALFPSFAEPHPNRWPDMRGFIEEQHEKGRKVLLWLTPIIHENLPNSMCMTVEGRPVATDPTNPEFLEFFSGEIKKMISSDEGCLNADGFKIDFTQDIPAERGVFRNYLNNRWAIISEEKDKNYPSIDERDELVKLHGDIWGTELIKAYLKAIREPMKKAKADSLLITHTANPYFSEDVDMLRLNDMDGTSPDVLGIMQNRATIARSCNPQWLIDTDNDLMINKKMWLEYIQLQPLLGNPDTYYATGIAQSGELFNDEDYAVLRETFDRYRKELKSGIYAGRKLAE
- a CDS encoding carbohydrate ABC transporter permease codes for the protein MKNVKNWKTGIYAILIVVSVFYFIPLIMTFLYSFKTDQEVLTKTALQMPDKLNFANFKDAVEKLAYIRSFINSFVITFFSVGLSVLLSAMAGFGIARGNSRRFTFIFMIFVGGLLIPYQAVFVPTYLVAVKLSMTNSFWGIIFFYVAGQMPFSVFMMTGFMRNLSQEIESAARIDGCSILEIFFHIVLPLLKPAAVTLAVLRSLIIWNDYLLPKLFLQKRDMQTLTVRIANMFGQYRYSMNTAFAAIILASLPILLFFIFNQKHIEKGIAAGAVKG
- a CDS encoding carbohydrate ABC transporter permease — translated: MIQRTPLTLEGKMRRNYFLLSLPSFLIYSVGVLVPLLIGFYISLTDWNGFSPKMNFIGFENYSSMFTNPRFIHSMGFTVQFVIFNTIIQNALALLLALFIDSGIKAKNFFKTVVFIPCLLSPVLIGYLWSKLFGSIYPEILQSFGFGGNIKLLANPDTVLMGALIVNNWQWIGYWMLIYIAALQAVPGEMYEAAAIEGAGVFQKFIKITLPMIMPAVTVCITAITVGGFQVYDLLITLTGGGPGHASESFIMYVFNQAFASERAAFASANSMVYVLFLLAIASVQITLLKKREVQV